In Arenicella xantha, the genomic window TCGTTAACAGCCGTTGCTGACGCACTGTGGCAACAAATTTTGCGCACCGCATCAGGCGAACCAAGTCGAAATGAAACAAATGGCTACCGCGAAATAGCCTTGTGGAAAACCGGCGTAACGCTCTGAACATACATAACGACAACAAAACATAAACGCAATCATGAATACAGTAACTAACATTCTGCTCGACCCTGATCGATTGTTTCCGGCTGACCAAAAAACCCGCAACATTGCTCGAGAGCTGTATGAGCCAATCGCCAATTTGCCAATCATCAGTCCTCATGGCCACACAGACCCCAGCTGGTTTGCGAATAACGACTGTTTTCCTGATGCGACTAGCCTACTACTAATTCCCGATCACTATCTGTTTAGGATGTTGTATTCACAAGGAATTTCAATGGAAAGCCTAGGCGTGCCAAGGATTGACGGCGGCGAAGTCGAAACCGATACCCGTAAGATCTGGCAAGTATTCGCTGCGAACTATCATCTGTATCGTGGTACGCCATCGTCCATGTGGATGGATCATGTATTTCACAGCGTGTTTGGCTTAACAGAACCGTTTTCGAGCGAAACAGCCGATTCATTCTATGATTTCATTACAGCGGAACTACAAACCGACGCATATCGGCCGCGCGCGCTGTTGGATCGCTTTAATATTGAATTGATTGCCACTACCGAGGGCGCCACGGACCCATTGACGCACCACCGAGCTATTGCTGGCAGCCCATGGGCTAAACGAGTCATCACTACCTTCCGTCCTGATGATGCGACCGATCCGGATCGCGATGATTTTGTTGCAAATGTTGCACAATTGGCTGACATCACCGGTGAAGACACCAGTCACTGGCAAGGCTATTTAAACGCGCTTCGTGCTCGACGTGCAACCTTTAGAGAGTTTGGCGCCACGGCGACGGACCATGGCCACCCCACGGCGGCCACTGCTGATTTGTCAAACTCTGAGTGCGAAGCACTATTTAAGCGCTGTTTATCAGGGCAAGCCAGCATGTCAGATGCCGAACTGTTTCGTGCGCAAATCCTAACTGAAATGGCAGGAATGAGCATAGAAGATGGTATGGTCATGCAAATTCATGCCGGTGCTCGACGTAATATAAATCAACAGGTTTTCCAACGCTTTGGCCGCGACAAAGGCGCCGACGTACCCTCGCCCACCAACTATTTGGACGGCTTAGCCCCGCTTCTCAATAAATACGGCAACGAACCCAAACTAAACATTATCTTGTTTACCTTGGATGAGACTACTTATGCACGAGAGTTAGCGCCGTTAGCCGGGCATTTCCCATGCCTCAAACTTGGCCCACCATGGTGGTTTCATGATAGCCCAGAAGGAATGTTGCGCTTTCGCCAGCAAACAACCGAGACAGCAGGTTTCTACAATACGGTTGGCTTCAATGATGACACTCGAGCGTTCTTATCGATCCCGGCTCGACACGATGTCGCGCGCCGTATGGACTGCCGCTTTTTAGCCACACTCGTCGCAGAAGGCAGACTCCGATTACACGACGCCGAAATACTCGCCAATGATCTCAGCTACAATTTAGCCAAACAAGGCTACAAACTGTAATGCGACTTTCGAAGACGACCTTGGCGTGTCTGCCGCTCGGTATCGACACGCCTGCTTATGCACCCGAAGAAATCGGCGTTGGCATTGTCCACCTCGGCATTGGCGCATTCCATCGTTGCCATATGGCGGTTTACACTGATGATGCTATTGCCGCTAATCGTGGCAACTGGAAAATCATTGGCGTGTCGCTCCGAAGCACCACGATTCGCGACCAACTCAATCCGCAAGACGGGCTTTATACGATTGAAGTGCGCGATAACAGCAAGACCCAACGGCGTGTGATCGGCAGCATCGACCATGTGTTGTTCGCGCCCGAACAAGCAGTCGATGTCATTGCTGCGATGAGCAACACCGAAACCAAAATAATTTCCCTCACGGTTACCGAGAAAGGCTATTGCCATGACCCGGCCACCGGCGAGCTAAATCAGAATCACCCTGACATCAAGCACGATATTGCTAACCCAAGCACTCCAAAATCCGCCATTGGGTTTCTAGTCGCGGCTCTGCAACAACGTTGCAACACCAATGCCGGGCCCGTTACGTTACTAAGTTGCGACAATCTACCAAGTAATGGGCAAACACTGCGCCGTATTGTCACGCGCTTTGCAGCACTAACCTGCCCTAACATAGTCGCTTGGATTGATGCCAACGTCACCTTCCCGAGTTCCATGGTTGATCGTATTGTCCCAGCAATGGAGCCCAGCGCGGTCGCTGAGTTCACCGAAGCAACAGGCGTCGTTGACCAAGCAATATTACAAAC contains:
- the uxaC gene encoding glucuronate isomerase, which translates into the protein MNTVTNILLDPDRLFPADQKTRNIARELYEPIANLPIISPHGHTDPSWFANNDCFPDATSLLLIPDHYLFRMLYSQGISMESLGVPRIDGGEVETDTRKIWQVFAANYHLYRGTPSSMWMDHVFHSVFGLTEPFSSETADSFYDFITAELQTDAYRPRALLDRFNIELIATTEGATDPLTHHRAIAGSPWAKRVITTFRPDDATDPDRDDFVANVAQLADITGEDTSHWQGYLNALRARRATFREFGATATDHGHPTAATADLSNSECEALFKRCLSGQASMSDAELFRAQILTEMAGMSIEDGMVMQIHAGARRNINQQVFQRFGRDKGADVPSPTNYLDGLAPLLNKYGNEPKLNIILFTLDETTYARELAPLAGHFPCLKLGPPWWFHDSPEGMLRFRQQTTETAGFYNTVGFNDDTRAFLSIPARHDVARRMDCRFLATLVAEGRLRLHDAEILANDLSYNLAKQGYKL
- a CDS encoding mannitol dehydrogenase family protein yields the protein MRLSKTTLACLPLGIDTPAYAPEEIGVGIVHLGIGAFHRCHMAVYTDDAIAANRGNWKIIGVSLRSTTIRDQLNPQDGLYTIEVRDNSKTQRRVIGSIDHVLFAPEQAVDVIAAMSNTETKIISLTVTEKGYCHDPATGELNQNHPDIKHDIANPSTPKSAIGFLVAALQQRCNTNAGPVTLLSCDNLPSNGQTLRRIVTRFAALTCPNIVAWIDANVTFPSSMVDRIVPAMEPSAVAEFTEATGVVDQAILQTEPFTQWVIEDSFAASRPAWEQVGATLVGNVEPYEETKLRMLNGSHSALAYLGYLAGFDFVHQAMAQADLRRYVNIFMRDEAATSLTIPSGLDIDEYRHNLQQRYDNSALQHRTYQIAMDGSQKIPQRLLSTLRFHLAHNGPIEASSLAIAAWMRYVMAHRENGEPFEVQDPLAARFKAVVNDAEKDPVKLVTGLLGIREIFADDLIQNQRLCDELTKSLRSLLAVGALKTLAKF